A stretch of the Rodentibacter haemolyticus genome encodes the following:
- a CDS encoding FAD:protein FMN transferase encodes MKKILIGFVTIALMFTLSACKKDPEMISLSGKTMGTTYHVKYIDDGSVNENPQNTHKQIEAILKDVNAKMSTYIKDSELSRFNQNTQVNTSIEISQDLATVLAEAIRLNKVTEGSLDVTIGPIVNLWGFGPEKRPERQPTPEQLAERQAWVGIDKITLDLSGEKPTLSKSVPQVYIDLSSIAKGFGVDQVADKLEQLNVQHYMVEIGGEIRTKGKNAEGKSWRIAIEKPTMTGERAVESVIGLNNMAMATSGDYRIYFEENGKRFAHEIDPKTGYPIQHHLASITVLAPTSMTADGLSTGLFVLGEDKALEIAEKNDLAIYLIIKTDHGFETKMSSAFKKLTETKE; translated from the coding sequence CCTGAAATGATTTCTCTCAGCGGTAAAACAATGGGAACAACTTATCATGTCAAGTATATTGACGACGGATCCGTTAATGAAAATCCACAAAACACTCATAAACAGATTGAAGCTATCTTAAAAGATGTGAACGCGAAAATGTCCACTTACATCAAAGATTCCGAATTAAGCCGCTTCAATCAAAATACTCAAGTAAACACTTCCATCGAAATTTCTCAAGACCTTGCTACAGTACTTGCCGAAGCGATTCGTTTAAATAAAGTAACTGAAGGATCACTTGATGTAACAATTGGCCCGATAGTGAACTTATGGGGATTCGGACCAGAAAAACGCCCTGAACGACAACCTACCCCGGAACAATTGGCAGAACGTCAAGCTTGGGTTGGCATTGATAAAATTACACTTGATCTCAGCGGTGAAAAACCAACATTAAGCAAGTCTGTGCCCCAAGTCTATATTGATCTTTCTTCTATTGCGAAAGGTTTTGGTGTTGATCAAGTCGCAGATAAACTTGAACAATTAAATGTACAGCATTATATGGTGGAAATCGGCGGCGAAATTCGGACTAAAGGCAAAAATGCAGAAGGTAAATCATGGCGGATCGCCATTGAAAAACCGACTATGACAGGTGAAAGAGCAGTCGAAAGTGTGATTGGTTTAAATAATATGGCAATGGCGACATCAGGTGATTATCGTATTTATTTTGAAGAAAACGGAAAACGTTTTGCTCACGAAATTGATCCGAAAACAGGTTACCCGATTCAACATCATTTGGCATCAATCACCGTGTTAGCACCTACTTCGATGACAGCAGACGGTCTATCAACGGGCTTATTTGTGCTTGGAGAAGATAAGGCACTGGAAATAGCCGAAAAAAATGATCTTGCCATTTACTTAATTATCAAAACAGATCATGGCTTTGAAACTAAAATGTCATCGGCATTTAAAAAATTAACGGAAACAAAGGAATAA